A window of the Cannabis sativa cultivar Pink pepper isolate KNU-18-1 chromosome X, ASM2916894v1, whole genome shotgun sequence genome harbors these coding sequences:
- the LOC115710629 gene encoding psbP domain-containing protein 4, chloroplastic, which translates to MGVMTLIPSCSFSCNYHQYHHQIIPSHTLIAQSSIENELSRTKGAVGSRANSSCVDKETEKFCGVLKRRSVLLSGFSLISSAAVMGYPNESLGVVKQGLLAGRVPGLSEPNEEGWRTYQRPDEKSGGHGVGWSPIIPYSFSVPQEWDEVPVSIADLGGTEIDLRFANPKQGRLFVIVAPVLRFADNLGEDAKIEQIGPPEKVINAFGPEVIGENVEGKVVSMSVTEHSGRKYYQFELEPPHVLITATAAGNRLYLFNITGNGLQWKRHYKDLKKIANSFRVV; encoded by the exons ATGGGAGTGATGACCTTGATTCCAAGCTGTAGCTTTTCTTGCAACTATCACCAGTATCATCATCAGATTATTCCCTCACACACCTTAATAGCTCAATCCTCAATAGAAAATGAGCTTTCAAGAACAAAAGGGGCTGTTGGTTCAAGAGCAAATTCCAGTTGTGTTGATAAAGAAACTGAGAAATTCTGTGGAGTTTTGAAGAGAAGATCCGTTTTATTATCTGGGTTTTCTTTAATTTCATCAGCAGCAGTGATGGGTTACCCAAATGAAAGCCTGGGTGTGGTCAAACAAGGCCTTTTAGCTGGAAGAGTTCCTGGTTTGTCTGAACCAAATGAAGAAG GTTGGAGGACATACCAAAGACCAGATGAAAAATCAGGAGGCCATGGAGTTGGATGGAGTCCTATAATCCCTTATTCCTTTTCTGTACCTCAAGAATGGGATGAG GTACCAGTATCAATAGCAGATCTAGGAGGCACAGAAATTGATTTGAGATTTGCAAACCCCAAACAAGGCCGATTGTTCGTTATTGTTGCTCCTGTTCTCAGATTTGCAGATA ATTTAGGTGAGGATGCAAAGATTGAGCAAATAGGGCCACCAGAGAAAGTGATAAATGCATTTGGGCCAGAAGTGATAGGGGAAAATGTGGAAGGAAAAGTTGTGAGTATGTCTGTAACTGAACACTCAGgaagaaaatattaccaatttgAATTGGAACCACCTCATGTTCTCATTACAGCAACTGCAGCTGGAAATAGACTTTACTTGTTCAACATAACTGGAAATG GTCTTCAATGGAAGAGACACTACAAAGATTTAAAGAAGATTGCTAATTCCTTCAGAGTTGTCTGA
- the LOC115710616 gene encoding LOW QUALITY PROTEIN: pentatricopeptide repeat-containing protein At2g29760, chloroplastic (The sequence of the model RefSeq protein was modified relative to this genomic sequence to represent the inferred CDS: inserted 2 bases in 1 codon; substituted 1 base at 1 genomic stop codon), with the protein MIQMEHKLLKICQSCKSLREMKQTHLQILIHGFQDSNFTVPKLLTVSSQLGFIDYAFRVFRNTHFPNVVVYNTLIKCFVGKDPCGCNYAFHVYDQMKVFGVAPNSFTFTLILRCFESFEAFKYGEVIHCEIVKLGFCSSVFVQNTLLDFYAKCCENLENACQVFDEMPERDVVSWNSIITSYMARGEIESAVKLFNSMPERNIVTWNSVISGLSKAGNMELACIVFEKMTERNEVSWNSIISGYVRLGDVKSARCVFDDMPEKTVVSWTAMVSXDVKSARSIFDQMPVKNVVSWNAMIAGYVHNHMFDQALQMFSQMLIDRNCRPDETTLVSVLSACSHLGSLEHGRWVDSYIKRSNFSLSIPLGNALMDMFAKCGDVENAKVIFHKMPKRCIITWTTMVSGLSVNGKCKEALNLFDSMCGAGVKPDDVIFIAVLSACTHGGFVEDGKRIFCQMVSEFGVKPXIEHYGCMVDLLGRAGKLEEAVGFVESMPLEPNAVIWATLLGSCKIHGNENLLDSVTKKIIEQEPSNPSYLTLISNLSASVGRWKDALTYRMAMSQQGVEKVPGCSSIQIGNVIHEFLARDTRHEERKDIYEVLYCLSKHLDTSSDETL; encoded by the exons ATGATCCAAATGGAGCACAAACTACTCAAAATATGTCAGAGTTGCAAGAGCCTGAGAGAGATGAAGCAGACCCATCTTCAGATTCTCATCCATGGCTTCCAAGATAGCAACTTTACAGTACCCAAGCTCCTCACTGTCTCCTCTCAACTTGGTTTTATCGATTATGCTTTCAGGGTATTTAGAAATACTCATTTTCCCAATGTTGTTGTTTACAACACACTAATAAAATGCTTTGTAGGCAAGGACCCTTGTGGTTGTAATTATGCTTTCCATGTTTATGATCAAATGAAAGTCTTTGGTGTTGCTCCTAATAGTTTCACATTCACTCTCATTCTTAGGTGTTTTGAATCTTTTGAAGCTTTTAAATATGGTGAAGTTATTCACTGTGAGATTGTGAAATTGGGTTTTTGTTCTAGTGTCTTTGTTCAGAATACTCTCTTGGATTTCTATGCTAAATGCTGTGAAAATTTGGAGAACGCTTGCCAAGTGTTTGATGAAATGCCTGAAAGAGATGTCGTTTCTTGGAATAGTATTATTACTTCTTATATGGCCCGTGGCGAGATAGAATCTGCAGTAAAATTGTTTAATTCTATGCCAGAGAGGAACATTGTGACATGGAACTCTGTTATTTCTGGGCTTTCCAAGGCTGGAAATATGGAATTGGCTTGTATAGTTTTCGAGAAAATGACAGAAAGAAATGAGGTCTCCTGGAACTCAATAATATCTGGTTATGTTCGATTGGGTGATGTCAAATCGGCAAGGTGTGTATTTGATGACATGCCAGAGAAAACTGTGGTTTCTTGGACAGCCATGGTTTC GGATGTCAAGTCGGCTAGGAGTATATTTGATCAAATGCCAGTTAAGAATGTTGTATCATGGAATGCTATGATTGCAGGTTATGTTCATAACCACATGTTTGATCAAGCTCTTCAGATGTTCAGTCAGATGTTGATAGACAGAAACTGCAGGCCCGACGAAACTACTTTGGTCAGTGTACTGTCGGCTTGTTCTCATTTGGGATCTCTTGAACATGGTAGATGGGTAGACTCTTATATTAAGAGAAGTAATTTTAGCTTGTCCATACCCTTGGGCAATGCTTTAATGGATATGTTTGCAAAGTGTGGTGATGTTGAAAACGCAAAAGTAATCTTCCATAAGATGCCTAAAAGATGTATCATCACGTGGACAACAATGGTTTCAGGTCTATCTGTTAATGGAAAGTGCAAGGAAGCATTAAACCTCTTTGACTCAATGTGTGGTGCAGGGGTCAAACCAGATGATGTCATCTTCATTGCAGTTCTATCTGCTTGCACTCATGGAGGATTTGTAGAAGATGGTAAAAGGATATTTTGCCAGATGGTATCGGAGTTTGGTGTAAAACCTTGAATCGAGCATTATGGTTGCATGGTTGATCTTCTGGGTCGAGCAGGGAAGTTGGAAGAAGCAGTCGGGTTTGTAGAGAGCATGCCCTTGGAGCCAAATGCTGTTATTTGGGCTACTCTATTAGGTTCGTGTAAGATTCATGGCAATGAAAACTTGTTAGACTCTGTAACAAAAAAGATTATTGAACAGGAGCCTTCAAACCCGAGTTACTTAACTCTAATTTCAAATTTGAGCGCATCAGTTGGACGGTGGAAAGATGCGTTGACATATAGAATGGCAATGAGCCAACAAGGAGTTGAAAAAGTTCCCGGTTGCAGTTCAATCCAAATAGGGAATGTAATTCATGAGTTTCTAGCTAGAGATACAAGGCATGAAGAAAGAAAGGATATCTATGAAGTTCTATATTGTTTAAgcaaacacttggacacatcaAGTGATGAAACTTTGTGA